The genomic window ATATATTTATCATCTTATATCCTTTTTACAAATAAATTTTTTGATGAGAAATATTAGCAAAAATAAAAATGGATTCTTGGAAATATTACAAAATGTAAGAAAAATAAAAAATGAATCTCAAAAGTATTTATTGAATAATTATATATTATCGTTAGTTTCTAGTTTAATCATTTCAAAATAATCAAAACCCAAAAAACCTGATTTCTTTATAAGTTCTAGTTCATCATTTACTTTAAATTTTGATGTTTCAGTATAGTATCTCTTAGTTTTTTTAGTTTTTTTAGTTTTTAAATTAACTAAAATAAGATAATCTCCTCTTGCAGTTGATGTAAAATTATGAACACCTTTTGACGATACTTTATATATTTGTTTACTTATTATATTACTATCATAATTTTTATTTAAATATTTTGGCAAAGAAAATCCAATAATTGTAAATACAATTATACTTATAATATACAAATTGTCTTCTCTATTTATTTCTGAATATAATGGCTGATTTCGTTTCAAATACATTACCCGATTATTTTTAAAAAAATTTACTTTTATAAAAATGAATAAAGCAAAAAATATAATTGACACAAGAATTTGTAGACAACTAAATAAGTAATAATCTATAATTTCAGAATTCCAACTACTAAACATAAAAAATGCACTTATGGAATAAGTAAGTAAAAGATAATAAGGGATTACTTTTCGCAATACTTTTCTCCATTATATTAATTACATTATCATAACAAAAAGTATATAAAAAATTATAGGATTCAACAAGGGGCGTAGTCTCCTTTTACAAGTAGAATGAAATTCAATTTTCATTTAGATTAAGATTCTAAAATTTTTTGAGTTTTTTTGATAACTTAAGGAGTTGTTAAAATGATAGTAAAATTTAAACTGCAAGAAACATATCAATTATTTAATGAAGATAAATATCAAAATCAAGAAATAAGTGTGAAGTTAATTTTTAAAGAAATAAAAAAAGCCCGACATAATCACTCAAATAAGTAATTATATCGGGCTTCTTTATGGCACGCCTGGTAGGATTCGAACCCACAACCACCCGGGCCGAAACCGGGAGCTCTATCCAGTTGAGCCACAGACGCATTTAAAAATGGATTGGAATAGTATCACAGCTTAGCTTATAATTGTTTTATAAAATAATTATATGCCTATTTTGTGATAGTATCGATTAGTATTAATATAAAGAAAATTATACCTAAATATCCATTTACAGTAAAAAATGCCTTATCTATTTTTCTAAAATCTTTATTTACTAAGTAGTGTTCATAACTTAACATTACAGCACTAACTATTACAGCTAAATATGCAAAAGCACCACTTCCAGAGTTTATTACAAATAAAAGCCAAAATAAAACTGTAAAACTATGTGCTATCTTTGAAAATAGCATAGTATTTTTTGCCCCAAAAACACTTGGTACGGAATGAAGTCCTAGTTTTTTATCCACATCTATATCTTGTAGAGAGTAAAGTAAATCAAACCCAGCAACCCAAAACATAACCCCAATACTTAAACAAATAGACCATAAAGTAATAGTTTCACTAATGGCTACAACTCCAGCAATTGGAGCTAGTCCTAAAGAAACACCTAAAATAAGGTGCGCAAGATAAGAAAATCTTTTAAAATATGAGTATGAACCAATCACTAGTAAAATAGGAACAGCTAAGATTAAAGCAAGTTTATTTACAAAAGCTGCAACAATTATAAATCCAAGGGCATTTAGAAGAGTAAAAGTCAAAATTGACTTAGCTGATAATCTTCCATCAACATTTGGTCTATTTTCTGTTCTTGGATTTAAAGAATCAATATCTCTATCTAGGTATCTGTTAAATGCCATCGCAAAATTTCTAGCTGTAACTGCTGCTAAAATTCCTAAAAAAAACAATCTCCATCCAAACCAACCATTTGCTGCTACAACCATCGCTATAAATATAAAAGGTAGTGAGAAAATCGAGTGTTTGAACATAACTAGTTCACTAAAATCATTAAGTTTTTTCAATATATTATTCATGTGGCGTATTTTATCAAATAAATTATTTAAAAGATATTTTGTATTTAATTGTTTTATGAGTAACAATCAAATATTATAATATAATCTTTTCATAATAAAAGGACGGAAATAATAATGGATCCAAAACATATTGATAAAATTGAATTAGTTTATTTAAAAAAAGAAGATCACAACTCTATTTGCTCTTTAATGGAAGATGAATATCGTCATCTTGATGAATCATCTTGGAGTAAAGAAGAGTTTGAATCCTTAATAGAAAAATTTCCAAATGGACAAGTTGCAATAAAAATTGATGGGGAGTTTGCAGGTTTTGCCCTTAGTATTATAGTTGATTATACAAAGTTTGATGATACACATAGTTATAAAGAAATTACTGGTAATTATACCTTTGACACTCATAATGATAATGGAAATATGCTCTATGGAGTAGATGTTTTTATTAATAAAAAGTATAGAGGTTTAAGACTTGGTCGAAGATTATATGATTTTAGAAAGGAGCTTTGTGAAGAGCTTAACTTAAAAGGAATAATTTTTGGAGGAAGAATTCCAAATTATGCTAAATATGCAGATGAAATAACACCAAAAGAGTATATACAAAAAGTAAAAGAGCGAGAGATTTATGACCCAGTACTTAATTTTCAACTTTCTAATGACTTTTATGTAAAAAGAGTAATAAAAAATTATCTTGAAGGTGATATTGATAGTAAAGAGTATGCTTGTTTATTAGCTTGGAATAACATCTATTATGCAAAACCAACGATAAAACCAATGGCACAGAAAAAAGTCATAAGATTGGGACTTATTCAATGGCAAATGAGACTTTATAAAAACTACGAAGAAGTAATCGAACAAGCTGAATATTTTATAGATGCCGTATCTGGATATAGAAGTGACTTTGCACTTTTTCCAGAATTTTTCAATGCTCCATTAATGGCAGAATTTAATCACCTAAGTGAAGCAGACGCCATACGAGAACTTGCAAAATATACGGAGAGATTTAAAGAAGACTTCTCAAGACTTGCCATTGCATATAATATAAATATCATCACAGGAAGTATGCCAGAACTTATTGATGGAACACTCAATAATGTAGGTTTTGTGTGTAAAAGAGATGGTGAAATAGAAAAATATGCCAAAATACATGTAACACCAGATGAACAAAAAGTTTGGGGACTTAAAGGCTCAGATAAAATAAAAGCCTTTGATACAGATTGTGGGAAAATTGGAGTACTTATTTGTTATGATAGTGAGTTCCCAGAGTTAAGTAGACTTCTAGCAAAAGAAGGGATGGATATACTATTTGTACCATTTTTAACGGATACTCAAAATGGTTACTCAAGAGTAAAAATTTGTGCCCAAGCAAGAGCTATAGAAAATGAGTGTTATGTAGCAATCGCTGGTTGTGTAGGGAACTTGCCAAAAGTTGAAAATATGGATATCCAATACGCCCAATCAGCAGTATTTACCCCTTGTGATTTTGCATTTCCAGCAAATGGTATAAAAGCTGAATCAACACCAAATACTGAGATGATACTTATAGCTGATGTTGATTTAGAGCTTTTAACAGAACTTCATAGTTTAGGTAGTGTAAACAACCTAAAAGATAGAAGAACAGATATTTATGATGTAATAAGAGTATAGGAAACCAAGGTTTATGAAAGAAATAGCAATCATAGGCGCAACAGCTTCAGGAAAAACTGGTTTATCAATAGAGTTAGCCCATAAAACTAACTCTATAATCTTATCTTTAGATTCACTTTCTGTTTATAAAGAAATAGATATAGCCTCTGCTAAACCTACGCTTAAAGAGCGTGATGGAATCATACATTTTGGTATCGATGAAGTTTTTGTAAATGAGAGTTTTGATGTGGTTGAATTTTTGCAATGTTATAAGAAAGCTAAAGAATTCGCAAAACAAAATGAAAAAAATCTTATTATCGTAGGTGGGACAGGCTTTTACCTTAAAATATTAATTGAAGGTATAAGTGAAGGTGTAGGAGAAGATGTAAAACTTGATATGCCCCATGAAGATATTTATAAAATGCTTTTTGATTTAGATAAAACATATATGGAAAAAATAGCTTCAAATGATAGATATCGTATACAAAAAGCTTATTCTATTTATAAAAAAAGTGGCTTGACTCCTAGCCAATATTTCATAGAAAATCCAAAAAAACCACTCTCCCCAGAGCTTAAACTTTTTGAGATATATTGGGATAGAGAAGAGTTAAAAAAAAGAATAGCTCTTCGTACAAAACAGATGATAAAAGATGGAGTAATAGATGAAGTTCTTTTTTTAGAGAAAAAATATACAAGAAAACCAAATGCGATGAGTTCTATTGGTATTCTTGAGACATTAGAATTCATTGATGGTAAACTTACAAAAGAACAACTAGAAGAAAAGATATCCTTAAATACTTCAAAACTAGCAAAAAGACAAAATACTTTTAACAAATCACAATTTAATCAATTACAAGAGACAAATATTATAGAGAACTTAAATTCAGATATTCTTAAGTATTTTACAGTATAATCCCAATCTTATTTTAAATATCTAATAAAGGGCGACAAACGAGACTCGACCTTTTGTTAAATATTACATAATTAAAAGGAAACAAAGTGAGAAAAGAAATTCACCCAGACTACAAAGCTTGTGTTGTAACTTGTTCTTGTGGAAATACTTTCGAAACAAAATCAAATGTTGAAACAATGAGAATCGATATTTGTTCAGCTTGTCACCCATTCTTTACAGGTGAGCAAAAAATCGTTGATGCTGCTGGTAGAGTAGAGAAATTCAAAGCTAAATACGCACAAAAATAAGACAACAAGTCTTATAATGCTAACTTTAGTTCCAACTCCAATAGGAAACTTAGAAGATATTTCTAAGCGTGCACTTGATGCCCTATTGGAAGCGGAACTTATTTTTTGTGAAGATACAAGAGTAACAAAAAAACTTCTAACACTTTTTGCTTCAAAATACAATCTAATTTTTCCTTGTACAGATTTTAAATCATTTCATTCACATAATGAACAACAAGTTTTAAAAACATTATCAAAAGATATGTTTGATAAAAATATTGTATATGTAAGTGATGCTGGTATGCCTTGTGTTTCAGACCCAGGAGCAACTTTGGTAGAATATGCCATACAAAATGATATAAAATATGATGTTATCCCAGGAGCCAATGCAGTTTTAACAGCCTTTGCCATGAGTGGATTTGAACATACAGAATTTACTTTTTTTGGTTTCTTAGCCCATAAAGGTGTTGAGAGAAAAGAGAAACTACAAAAAGTAATGAATAGTGAAATCCTACCAATTTTATATGAATCACCACATAGACTTTTGAAACTTTTAGAAGAGTTAAAAGATATTGATGAAAATAGAACTATTTTTTTAGCAAAAGAGTTAACAAAACAATACCAAACAACTTTTAAAGATAGTGCAATAAATCTTTATACTAAAATTAAAGAAACAACTATAAAAGGTGAATGGGTAGTAATCATTGAACCCATTTCAACTACTGGGAAAAATCTAAGTTTAGAAGATATAAAAGAGCTTGATTTAGCACCAAAAGTAAAAGCAAAACTTTTATCTAAATTAACTGGTGAAAAAATCAAAGATATCTATCAAAAACTTTTAGACGAAAACTAATTTTAAAAACCTTTTTCTAATATCTCCAATTCATGTTGTATATCTTCAATTGCTTTTATACTTTGAATTAATTTATCGAAACTACCTTTTTTCTCTTCAATAAAATTATTACTATGAGTAGAGCTATCATTAATTTTATCAATTGAAATATTTATTTTTTCCATATTTGAAGATATGTCTCGTAATTTTTCACTTGTGGTTGTTATTGAATTAGATATGGTATCGATACCTTTTATTGCTACATCAACTGATTTATTACTAT from Arcobacter sp. F2176 includes these protein-coding regions:
- the rpmE gene encoding 50S ribosomal protein L31, with protein sequence MRKEIHPDYKACVVTCSCGNTFETKSNVETMRIDICSACHPFFTGEQKIVDAAGRVEKFKAKYAQK
- the miaA gene encoding tRNA (adenosine(37)-N6)-dimethylallyltransferase MiaA — its product is MKEIAIIGATASGKTGLSIELAHKTNSIILSLDSLSVYKEIDIASAKPTLKERDGIIHFGIDEVFVNESFDVVEFLQCYKKAKEFAKQNEKNLIIVGGTGFYLKILIEGISEGVGEDVKLDMPHEDIYKMLFDLDKTYMEKIASNDRYRIQKAYSIYKKSGLTPSQYFIENPKKPLSPELKLFEIYWDREELKKRIALRTKQMIKDGVIDEVLFLEKKYTRKPNAMSSIGILETLEFIDGKLTKEQLEEKISLNTSKLAKRQNTFNKSQFNQLQETNIIENLNSDILKYFTV
- a CDS encoding carbon-nitrogen hydrolase family protein, producing the protein MDPKHIDKIELVYLKKEDHNSICSLMEDEYRHLDESSWSKEEFESLIEKFPNGQVAIKIDGEFAGFALSIIVDYTKFDDTHSYKEITGNYTFDTHNDNGNMLYGVDVFINKKYRGLRLGRRLYDFRKELCEELNLKGIIFGGRIPNYAKYADEITPKEYIQKVKEREIYDPVLNFQLSNDFYVKRVIKNYLEGDIDSKEYACLLAWNNIYYAKPTIKPMAQKKVIRLGLIQWQMRLYKNYEEVIEQAEYFIDAVSGYRSDFALFPEFFNAPLMAEFNHLSEADAIRELAKYTERFKEDFSRLAIAYNINIITGSMPELIDGTLNNVGFVCKRDGEIEKYAKIHVTPDEQKVWGLKGSDKIKAFDTDCGKIGVLICYDSEFPELSRLLAKEGMDILFVPFLTDTQNGYSRVKICAQARAIENECYVAIAGCVGNLPKVENMDIQYAQSAVFTPCDFAFPANGIKAESTPNTEMILIADVDLELLTELHSLGSVNNLKDRRTDIYDVIRV
- the mqnP gene encoding menaquinone biosynthesis prenyltransferase MqnP; its protein translation is MNNILKKLNDFSELVMFKHSIFSLPFIFIAMVVAANGWFGWRLFFLGILAAVTARNFAMAFNRYLDRDIDSLNPRTENRPNVDGRLSAKSILTFTLLNALGFIIVAAFVNKLALILAVPILLVIGSYSYFKRFSYLAHLILGVSLGLAPIAGVVAISETITLWSICLSIGVMFWVAGFDLLYSLQDIDVDKKLGLHSVPSVFGAKNTMLFSKIAHSFTVLFWLLFVINSGSGAFAYLAVIVSAVMLSYEHYLVNKDFRKIDKAFFTVNGYLGIIFFILILIDTITK
- the rsmI gene encoding 16S rRNA (cytidine(1402)-2'-O)-methyltransferase → MLTLVPTPIGNLEDISKRALDALLEAELIFCEDTRVTKKLLTLFASKYNLIFPCTDFKSFHSHNEQQVLKTLSKDMFDKNIVYVSDAGMPCVSDPGATLVEYAIQNDIKYDVIPGANAVLTAFAMSGFEHTEFTFFGFLAHKGVERKEKLQKVMNSEILPILYESPHRLLKLLEELKDIDENRTIFLAKELTKQYQTTFKDSAINLYTKIKETTIKGEWVVIIEPISTTGKNLSLEDIKELDLAPKVKAKLLSKLTGEKIKDIYQKLLDEN